The Ignicoccus islandicus DSM 13165 sequence TATTTCGCTCTAAGATGCCTCTTTGAGGCTAGCGAACTCCTCAAGGGCTTTTTCCTTTAGAACGGCTAACACCTCATGCACGCCAATCCCATTAAGTATCGAAAGTTCGAATAAGTTCTTGCCCATAGTTCTAGCCAATTCCTTGACTTCCCTAAGCTTAACCGCATCAGCAACGTCGATCTTATTGGCTGCCAATACCACCCTTTCGTTTCCAACTACTTTTAATACGTTATCCAAAACGCGCGCTTGCTTCTCAATAGGGGGTCCTTCCGCGCTAACGTCGAAAAGGAAGAGGAGGGAATTAGGTAGGTGTCTTATTGCAATAGCGGCCCTTTTTTCTATTTCATTCATTTCCTCCCACGTTCTGTCCAATATCCCGGGCGTGTCAACCACTTGAAACTTATACCTTCCATCAAAGAAGTGACCAACGTGAACTTCCTTAGTAGTGAAGGGATACGAGGCTACTTCCACTTCCGCTGACGAAACGAACTTGACGAAACTCGATTTTCCCGTTGAAGGCATCCCAGCTACAACTATTCTGGGTTCATTGAAATCTATTGATGGGAGACTAGAGATTGCTAACTTGAACTTCAATATCACGTCAAGCGCTCCTCTGGATCGCTTCACAGCGTTCAACGCTCTTCCAACAGCCTCTCTCCTAATTCTAGCTGCTTCCTCTAAGCTGACCGCCGTTTTAACTAGAACCCGATAGTCTTCCCACATTTCCTCCAACTTCTTCCTGAGTCTCTTCAAACCGTGAACCACTGCCCAATACTTCTGATAGGGGACGCTAAGCGAAGCTAACTCAATGTAGAACGGATGTAACTCTTCAGGTTTAGGTAATTGGTCTAGGAACTTTAACTTGTCTAGGATTATTTGGTAGACCAAGCTCACCCTTTGCACTTCCAATTCTATTAGGTCCTTCGGTCTCTTACTCTTGGGTTTTAGCTTCGGGTACCTTTTTAGTACCTTATTAACTATCTCGTCTGAAGTCGGTACGTGCAAATGCCTAAAGTAATCTGGTGGATCCCTCAAGTACCTCAATTCGGACCCCTTAAATGGGAACTAACGTAGGGATAAAACTGGAGGGGAACCGCCTTAGGGAAAGGCAAGGTCTTCTTAGTAGGGGCCGGTCCTGGAGGCGCTTGGCTAACGCCCTCATGCGTTCCGGGACTTCTCAGGACGGCTGACGTCGTACTCTACGATAACTTAATAGATGAAAGCTTACTCTCCTTTGCATACAATGCCGAACTTATATATGTAGGAAAAATGCCGGGAAAACACACTAAGACACAAGAAGAGATAAATGAGTTATTAAAGGAGAAAGCGATCGAAGGGAAAATAGTTGTTAGGTTGAAAGGAGGTGATCCGTTCGTTCTAGGAAGAGGCGATGAGGAATGCGACTATTTATTGAGTAATGGAATAGAATGTGAAGTAATTCCCGCTCCTACTTCCGCTACGGCCGTTCCAGCTTGCGCCGGAATACCCATTACTAGAAGGAACCTAGCTAATACCTTCGCGGTAGTTACCGGAAGAGCGGCGGAAGGTAGTAGGAAGCCTAAATACGGTGAAATACTTAAAGTAGTGGATACTTTGGTCGTTCTGATGGGTGTGGGTAACCTTAAGGAAATAGTGAGGGATATCGAGGTCTCCGTTGGTCAAATACCAAGCGCAGCAATAATGAAGGGATGTACCAAGGAACAAAGGGTCGTATTAGGACTTTCAACTTATTTACCGGATCTAGTTGAAAAGAACGACATAACGCCCCCTTCGGTATTAGTATTTGGAGAAGTGGTGAAGTGGGCTTGGGAGAAGAAACTGGTACGAAACGTTGTAGAGGCAAAGTTCTAACGTTCAGGCCGAGAGGCGCTCCCGAGTTAGACCCCTTCGATGTAATAAACGTACCTTTACTTCAATTAGTTCCAACGCTAAAACCCGAAGAGCTCGAAGAATCAATTAAGAGAGCGGAGGCTGTAGTTTTCACTTCAGTTACGGGAGTGGAAGTAGTTAAGGAGAAGGTTCCCTCAGTGTTCAATCTAATTAAAGGGAAAAATGTAATAGCAATAGGACCCAAGACGGCCCAAGCTCTAAGGGAGGTTGGACTTGAAGCGATCGTACCGAAGGAATTCACTTCGGAAGGACTTGTGGAGCTATTGAGAAATTACAACTCGATCGTGGCCGTACGTTCGAGCAAGGGATCGAAGGAACTTAGGGAACGTTTAGGAAATAAGCTC is a genomic window containing:
- a CDS encoding uroporphyrinogen-III synthase produces the protein MGEETGTKRCRGKVLTFRPRGAPELDPFDVINVPLLQLVPTLKPEELEESIKRAEAVVFTSVTGVEVVKEKVPSVFNLIKGKNVIAIGPKTAQALREVGLEAIVPKEFTSEGLVELLRNYNSIVAVRSSKGSKELRERLGNKLKEVIAYETLRLKRKEVAELLNEVDAVVVSSAEIARALIESLEEAGVDPSKALSETEIVVIGPFAAKPLEELGIRFHLAEEATFEGVKRKLIEILCNK
- a CDS encoding NOG1 family protein — its product is MRYLRDPPDYFRHLHVPTSDEIVNKVLKRYPKLKPKSKRPKDLIELEVQRVSLVYQIILDKLKFLDQLPKPEELHPFYIELASLSVPYQKYWAVVHGLKRLRKKLEEMWEDYRVLVKTAVSLEEAARIRREAVGRALNAVKRSRGALDVILKFKLAISSLPSIDFNEPRIVVAGMPSTGKSSFVKFVSSAEVEVASYPFTTKEVHVGHFFDGRYKFQVVDTPGILDRTWEEMNEIEKRAAIAIRHLPNSLLFLFDVSAEGPPIEKQARVLDNVLKVVGNERVVLAANKIDVADAVKLREVKELARTMGKNLFELSILNGIGVHEVLAVLKEKALEEFASLKEAS